In Lewinellaceae bacterium, a single window of DNA contains:
- a CDS encoding serpin family protein, with protein MKKVIPLLLLGSLLLFSQCNKEDTVKDPDPVAGLNCEANTEACQVSAANTEFGFNLFRELHEEAPDKNVFISPLSVATALSMTVNGAEGQTRADMMATLEQTGLSLEQANEGFRQLLTLLPALDPEVQLLLANSIWYRQGFPAKEPFLSANRDYFDSEVAELNFADPQARVTINNWVNSNTNGLIESIVDQPIPSNVVMYLINAVYFKGAWRHPFDPEFTAPWEFQLENGSTTEVQMMNYGQGFLPYFENEMFQAIDLAYADSAFTMSVFLPKQGHTVDEVISQMNNANWDLWTQSFVYQELFFQFPKFKMKYEESLVKVLTDMGMGLAFAPGLADFSGIADAALNIDEVRHKAVIEVNEEGSEAAAVTSVVIVETSVPLIPMMYVDKPFVFAIRDAQSNGILFIGKMMNPNEN; from the coding sequence ATGAAAAAGGTAATCCCGCTGTTATTATTAGGCTCTTTGTTGCTCTTCTCCCAATGCAACAAGGAAGACACCGTCAAGGATCCGGATCCGGTAGCCGGCCTTAATTGCGAGGCCAACACCGAGGCATGCCAGGTGAGCGCCGCCAATACGGAATTTGGGTTCAACCTCTTCCGGGAGTTGCATGAGGAAGCGCCCGATAAGAATGTATTCATTTCCCCTCTGAGCGTGGCCACCGCCCTCTCCATGACGGTTAATGGCGCCGAGGGGCAGACCCGCGCCGACATGATGGCCACCCTGGAGCAGACCGGCCTGAGCCTCGAACAGGCCAACGAGGGCTTCCGGCAATTGCTCACCCTGCTGCCTGCGCTGGACCCCGAGGTGCAACTGCTGCTGGCCAACTCCATCTGGTACCGGCAGGGCTTCCCCGCCAAAGAGCCCTTCCTGTCTGCCAACCGCGACTACTTCGACAGCGAAGTGGCCGAGCTGAATTTCGCCGACCCTCAGGCTCGCGTTACCATCAACAATTGGGTAAATAGCAATACCAACGGCCTGATCGAGTCGATCGTCGACCAGCCCATCCCCTCCAATGTGGTGATGTACCTCATCAACGCCGTTTATTTCAAAGGCGCCTGGCGCCACCCCTTCGACCCGGAATTTACCGCACCGTGGGAATTCCAACTGGAAAACGGTAGCACTACTGAAGTACAGATGATGAACTACGGTCAAGGTTTCCTGCCCTATTTCGAGAACGAAATGTTCCAGGCCATCGACCTGGCCTACGCCGACTCCGCTTTTACCATGAGCGTTTTCCTGCCCAAGCAGGGCCATACGGTTGACGAAGTGATCAGCCAGATGAACAACGCTAACTGGGATTTATGGACCCAATCATTTGTTTATCAGGAACTGTTCTTCCAATTCCCGAAGTTCAAGATGAAATACGAGGAGAGCCTGGTGAAGGTGCTGACGGATATGGGCATGGGCCTCGCCTTTGCGCCCGGCCTGGCTGATTTCAGCGGCATTGCCGATGCGGCGTTGAACATCGATGAGGTGAGGCACAAAGCCGTCATCGAAGTGAACGAAGAGGGCAGCGAAGCGGCGGCGGTAACTTCCGTAGTCATTGTGGAAACCTCTGTGCCCCTGATACCGATGATGTACGTCGACAAACCCTTTGTCTTCGCCATCCGGGATGCGCAGTCCAACGGCATTCTCTTTATCGGCAAGATGATGAATCCAAATGAAAACTAA
- a CDS encoding L-lactate dehydrogenase — MNSVKWKSRKVAIVGAGDVGATFAFSLAQSGLADEIALIDLNENLLAGQVLDLSHGLPYYPPVNIHAGSKEDYADAQAIVITAGASQRAGESRLDLLQRNARIMESIVDDIVAQGSAAVVIVVANPVDILTRVALERSGWDRSRIIGSGTVLDSARFRYLISKYCGVGVHNVHAYILGEHGDSEFAAWSLTNIGGIPVDTFCMENGTKEKWSEEKTRIEEQVRRSAYHVIDYKGSTYFAVGLALVRIIGAILRNQSSVLTISTLLQGEYGQDGVCISVPCLIDGDGVKRIIKAELPEMEAEALSRSAEVLRKAYGKLA, encoded by the coding sequence ATGAATTCAGTAAAATGGAAGTCCAGGAAAGTAGCCATCGTCGGAGCCGGAGACGTGGGCGCCACCTTCGCTTTTTCTCTGGCGCAGAGCGGCCTGGCCGACGAGATCGCTTTGATCGACCTCAACGAAAACCTGCTGGCCGGCCAGGTCCTCGACCTATCCCACGGCTTGCCCTATTACCCGCCGGTTAACATTCACGCCGGCAGTAAAGAAGATTATGCGGATGCCCAGGCCATCGTCATCACCGCCGGCGCCAGCCAACGGGCCGGGGAGTCGCGCCTGGACCTGCTGCAGCGCAATGCCCGCATCATGGAAAGTATCGTCGATGACATCGTAGCACAAGGGTCGGCAGCGGTGGTTATTGTCGTGGCCAACCCGGTGGACATCCTTACGCGGGTAGCGCTGGAACGTTCCGGATGGGACAGGAGCCGCATCATTGGCTCCGGCACCGTGCTGGACAGCGCCCGCTTCCGCTACCTCATCAGCAAATACTGTGGCGTGGGCGTGCACAATGTGCACGCTTATATCCTGGGGGAACACGGAGACAGCGAATTCGCAGCCTGGTCGCTGACCAACATCGGAGGAATACCGGTGGATACTTTCTGCATGGAAAACGGCACGAAAGAGAAATGGAGTGAAGAAAAAACCAGGATCGAAGAGCAGGTCCGCCGTTCCGCCTATCACGTCATTGACTACAAGGGCTCCACCTATTTTGCCGTCGGCCTGGCCCTGGTGCGGATCATCGGGGCCATACTGCGGAACCAGAGCAGCGTGCTGACCATTTCTACTTTACTGCAGGGCGAATACGGCCAGGACGGCGTTTGCATCAGCGTGCCCTGCCTGATCGACGGCGACGGGGTGAAGCGGATCATTAAGGCAGAGCTTCCGGAAATGGAGGCAGAGGCACTGAGCCGGTCGGCGGAGGTGTTGCGGAAGGCGTATGGGAAGCTGGCCTAA
- a CDS encoding AAA family ATPase, producing the protein MHKYENWSREIKNLYDLKPDLIIYFTGSSIVELSRQNVDLSRRAVMYDMPGLSFREYLQVSGIYQSRIYSLEEVLNDHEEMAIELSSNIKPLQYFTSYLEHGYYPFFLESLPLFSVRLKQVVQLVLESDLASAEAGPVQKVSKIALLLQIIAESAPFTPNITKLAERSGLDRNTLLRYLHHLERAELTASL; encoded by the coding sequence GTGCACAAATATGAGAACTGGTCGCGGGAGATCAAAAACTTATATGACCTGAAGCCCGATCTAATTATTTATTTCACGGGCTCATCCATAGTGGAGTTGAGCCGGCAAAATGTCGACCTGAGCCGCCGGGCGGTGATGTACGACATGCCGGGGCTTTCCTTTCGCGAATATTTACAGGTAAGTGGCATTTATCAATCGCGCATTTATTCATTGGAAGAGGTACTGAATGATCATGAAGAAATGGCGATTGAACTCAGCAGCAACATCAAGCCTTTACAATACTTTACTTCCTATCTGGAGCATGGCTATTATCCTTTTTTCCTGGAGAGTCTTCCACTGTTTTCGGTGCGCCTGAAACAAGTCGTGCAGCTTGTCCTTGAATCTGACCTGGCTTCCGCCGAAGCCGGGCCGGTACAGAAAGTATCCAAAATTGCCCTTTTATTGCAGATCATTGCCGAATCGGCTCCTTTCACTCCCAACATTACCAAGCTGGCAGAGCGTTCCGGCCTGGACCGCAATACGCTGCTTCGGTACCTCCACCATCTGGAGCGGGCAGAATTGACCGCATCTCTTTAG